From a single Osmerus eperlanus chromosome 8, fOsmEpe2.1, whole genome shotgun sequence genomic region:
- the gje1a gene encoding gap junction epsilon-1 protein, which translates to MNNTPPGLRLLRPPTVIGQFHTLFFGSVRMFFLGVLGFAVYGNEALHFSCDPDRRELNLYCYNQFRPITPQVFWALQLVTVLVPGAVFHLYAACKNIDQEEILQRPIYTVFYIISVLLRIVLEVFAFWLQSHLFGFQVHPLYMCDASALEKAFNVTKCMVPEHFEKTIFLSAMYTFTVITVLLCVAEVFEILCRRLGYLNNQ; encoded by the exons ATGAACAACACTCCGCCAGGATTACGGTTG cTCAGGCCTCCGACAGTGATAGGCCAGTTCCACACGCTGTTTTTTGGCTCTGTGCGGATGTTCTTCCTTGGGGTTCTGGGGTTTGCCGTGTATGGGAATGAAGCCCTCCACTTCAGCTGTGACCCAGACAGGCGAGAGTTAAACCTGTACTGCTACAATCAGTTCCGACCTATAACACCACAG GTATTCTGGGCATTACAGCTGGTGACAGTTTTAGTCCCGGGGGCTGTGTTCCACCTCTACGCAGCCTGCAAGAACATCGACCAGGAGGAGATCCTCCAGAGGCCTATCTACACCGTCTTCTACATAATCTCGGTTCTCCTGCGGATTGTTCTGGAGGTCTTTGCCTTCTGGCTTCAGAGTCACCTGTTTGGCTTCCAGGTCCATCCTCTCTACATGTGTGATGCCAGCGCTCTGGAGAAGGCCTTTAACGTCACCAAGTGCATGGTACCAGAACACTTTGAGAAGACCATATTCCTGAGCGCGATGTACACCTTTACCGTGATCACAGTGCTGCTTTGTGTGGCTGAGGTCTTCGAGATACTCTGCAGGCGCCTGGGGTACCTGAACAATCAATGA